The window GCGGCGATCTGTCCGGGGTGCTCGGCACCCGGCATGATGCTTCCGGCCGGGTGATTGGCTACGATCCGGCCGGGCCGCTCTCCATGGCTACCGCCGAGGAGACATACGGTATTCTGGCCTGGCATCTGTACAGCGCCGGGGTTCCCTGGAACGAAGCGCTGGCCCGGGTGACAGCCATTGCCAAAGAGGCGATGAACGAGCTACGGACCCGCCGCATGGCAGTCCCTTTGCCGGAACTGCTGCCGTTCCTGCAGCAATGTGCCGCCGCCTCCTTAAAGCTTGGAGTCGTCACTTCGGACGGCTCCAGGACGACTGGCGAGCAGCTGGAGTGGATGGGGATTACCGGATACTTTCAGACTATAGTAACAAGGGACCGGGTTAGCCGCGGCAAGCCGGCTCCTGAAATGGCTGAAACGGCTTGCCGTGAGCTTGGAATTCCGCCGGAGTATACAGTCATCATCGGCGACAGCAATGCAGATATGCAGCTCGGCAAAGGTGCCGGCCTGCGGCTCTCCATCGGGATTTCTCCGGAGGGATCCTCCGGTCATTTACTGGATGCTGACGCTGTAATTGCCGGTTATCATCAGCTTCGCCTTACATGTTGAACTCTTGCTTAGAAAGGATGCGTGTAGACCATGGATCAATTGCAGACACTGGTTTCCTGGATCAAGGACAGCGGCAACATTGTATTTTTCGGAGGGGCAGGCACCTCTACCGAAAGCGGGATTCCGGATTTCCGCTCCGCAGCGGGCTTATATCAGACTGAGCATAACTCCCCGTATCCGCCTGAAGTGATGCTAAGCCGCAGATTTTTTATGTCCTCACCGGACGTTTTTTTTGATTTCTACCGCAGCAAAATGATCCACCCGGAGGCACCCCCGAACGGTGCCCACCTGCTGCTGGCAGAGCTGGAGCGCCAAGGCAGGCTGAAGGCAGTGATCACCCAGAATATTGACGGTCTGCATCAGCTTGCAGGCAGCCGCACCGTGTTCGAGCTGCACGGTTCGATACACCGCAATCATTGCATGAGCTGCAGCCGGTTTTACGATCTGGATCGGATCATAGAGTCGGCTGAGCGTGTGCCCCGCTGCACCGAATGCGGCGGCATCATTAAGCCCGATGTGGTGCTGTATGAGGAAGAGCTGGATCATGATGTGCTGTTGGGCTCCATCGCGGCAATAGCCGCTGCTGATCTGCTGATCATCGGCGGAACCTCGCTTACCGTGCAGCCGGCAGCCAGTCTCGTCACGTATTTCCACGGACGGCATACGGTCCTGCTGAACGGCGAGCCGACTCCCTACGACCATCATGCTGATCTGATCATAACAGACCGGATTGGTGAGGTTATGGGGAGAATTCAAGAGCAGCTTTGAACGGTTTTTTAGGATGTGAGATTACAATGAAGTCGTACGGTTTAAAATAGGGTAATGCAGCAACAGAGGAAACGAGAGGCAGGGATCAGCAATGGTATATGTGGCTAGCGATGAACGGTATGAAATTATGCGTTACAACCGCTCGGGCAGATCGGGCCTCAAGCTTCCGGCCATATCACTGGGACTGTGGCATAACTTCGGCGGGATCGATGCCTATGAGAACGGCCGGGAAATGATTACACGCTCGTTTGATCTCGGCATTACCCATTTTGATCTGGCCAATAATTATGGTCCGCCTGCCGGTTCGGCAGAGGATTTATTCGGCAAAGTGCTTGCCCGTGATCTTTCCGCCTACCGTGATGAAATGGTGATCTCTACAAAGGCGGGATATTATATGTGGCCGGGGCCTTACGGTGACTGGGGATCACGAAAATATATGCTGTCCAGCCTGGATCAGAGCCTGAAGCGGCTGGGGCTGGACTATGTTGATATTTTTTATTCGCACCGTCCGGATCCGCACACCCCGCTAGAAGAGACAATGGGAGCGCTTGATCATGCCGTGCGTACCGGGAAAGCGCTCTACGTTGGAATATCCAACTACACGGCGGAGCAGACCCTGGAGGCCATCCGGATCCTGAACGGGCTGGGCACGCCGCTGCTGATTCATCAGCCGAGGTATTCCATGCTCGACCGCTGGATTGAAGGCGGCCTGCAGCAGGTGCTGGAGGAGAACGGGGTCGGCAGTATCGCCTTTACTCCGCTGGCCCAGGGGCTGTTGACCAATAAATATATGAACGGGATTCCCGAGGACTCCAGAGCTGCCGGCCCGTCCACCGCGCTGAGTGAAAGCCGGATCACACCGGAGGTGCAGCGCAAAATCCGTGCCCTCAATCAGCTGGCCGTCTCACGCGGCCAGAGCCTGGCGCAGCTTGCGCTTCAGTGGACGCTCCGCGGCGGTAAGGTGACTTCGGCGCTGATCGGCGCCAGCCGGGTATCCCAGATTGAAGAGAATATCGCCGCCTTGTCCCACGTCGAATTTTCGCAGGAAGAACTGGACCGGATCGAAACGATTCTCAAAACTGAGAGTGAAGCCTGACGGCTGATGCAGCAACAGCCCGTTTCCTGGGATGGAAACGGGCTGTTTGCCTTTATCAGTACCGACTCTATTTCTCTCCATGCCTGGCAGTGGTCAGTCGGTAGGACGTCGGGGATTGGCTGCAGAAACGCTTGAACTGGCGCGAGAAGTACAGCGCATCGGTCAGGCCGACAGAAGCGGCAACCTGTTCGACTGACAGCTCCGGACGCTCGCGCAGCAGCTGGCGTGACTTCTCAATGCGCAGCTTGAGCAGGTAGGTGACAGGCGACAGGCCGGTCTCCTGCTTGAAAATCCGCGACAGGTAGGCGCGGTTATAGCCCAGGCTGCCGCACATTTGCTCAATGGACACCGGATGGGCATACTGGGAGGCCATATAGTGGATCATTTGCTTTACTGTACGTTTGACCTGCGATTCCGCCCCCGCCAGCCGCGAGGAGGAGAGGTGGCGTTCAGCGGCTTCTCCGATAATCAGATACAGATAGCCGAGTGAAGTGAGATGGGCGCTCTCCTTATTGGCATAGAAGGATTGCATCATCCCGGCTACAGCGCCGGGGATCACCGTGCCTTCTGCGGTGGTGAGCACCGGCTGCTGCGGCGAAAAGCCGGCCTGCAGCACAAGCTCATCCGCATCTGCTCCGGTAAATGCCGCCCAGCGGTAACGCCAGGGCTGCTGCTGATCCGAGATGTAGCTGACGAGCTGGCCCGGGTGGATCAGGAAACAGTCTCCCGGACCCAGCGCGTATTTGCGGTGCTCGGTGGTAAAGTGGCCGAAGCCGGATTCGATGAAATGGAGCAGATAATAATCGTAGATCTTCGGACCGGCCTGATGCACCGGCAGGGTCTGGCTTTCGCCGGCAAACAGCACATGCAGATTCTGCTTATCATAGTAAACGGGGTTTGAGCCTACGGAATAGGTATGTTCCACGCTGACAGATCCTTTCCTTAAGTTAACGCTATCAATGCCCTGTATGCAGGCAAAGGGGGGGAATGCTGCTTATCCGGCCTTTACAAAGTATAACGTGCGAAGTCACATTTATCCATACATTACACACATGATTGCATTATCAGGGCAAGTCTGATTTTATTATAATGTAAGCATAAAGAACGCATTAATATTCCCGCAAGCCAAGTGAAAACAGCGAAAGGATGGAGTGGCATTAATGAGCATACAGGAACTTAACAGCAAATTTATCGAGAAGTACGGCGAAAGCACCGAGGAGGCGCGGGTATTTTATGCTCCGGGCCGTGTGAATCTTATCGGAGAGCATCTGGATTACAACGGAGGTTACGTGTTCCCGGCAGCACTGGACTTCGGCACTACCCTGATCGTGCGTCCGCGCAGCGACGGTAAGGTTCGGTTCGCTTCCACGAACTTCCCTTATGAAGCTACTATCGACTACAGTGAAATCGGCAAAGCCAAAACCGGGGAATGGGTGGATTATCCAGTCGGTGTCCTGGTGGAGCTGGCGAAGAAAGATCTTCCGCTCTCCGGCGGCTACGATCTGCTGTTCCACGGTGATATTCCGAACGGCTCCGGCCTTTCCTCCTCGGCTTCCATCGAAGTCGTGACCGGCTTTGCCTTCCTGTCGCTGCTGGGCGGAGATACGGATACTGTAGAGATTGCCCTGTTGTCCCAGCGCGCAGAGAATCAGTACGTGGGTGTCAACTCGGGGATTATGGATCAGTTCGCAGTAGCCAACGGCAAACGCGACCACGCTATTCTCCTGATGTGCGACACGCTGGAATACAGCCTGGTGCCATTTGCAACCGGCGCCTATAAGCTGGTAATTGGCAATACGAACAAGAAGAGAGGACTTGTGGATTCCAAGTACAACGAGCGCCGCAGCCAATGCGACGAAGCGCTGGCTATTCTCAAGCAGGAAGTGCCTTCCCTGTCCTATCTGGCAGAGCTTAAGCCTGAACAATTCGAGCTCCATCAGGATAAAATTGCTGACGAGACCGTCAGACGCCGCGCCCGCCATGTTGTGGAAGAGAACCAGCGTGTGCTTGACTCTGTGGAGGTGCTGAAGAACAACGACCTGAAGCAGTTCGGCCTGTTCATGAACGACTCCCACACTTCGCTCCGCGATCTGTATGAAGTGAGCTGCGAGGAGCTGGATGTTATGGTTGAAGAAGCACAGCGGATTCCTGGTACGCTCGGTTCCCGAATGACCGGAGCAGGGTTCGGCGGATGTACAGTATCGCTGGTGCACGAAGATGATGTGGAACGGTTTATCCGTGAAGTAGGCGAAGCTTATACAGCAAGAACCGGTCTTACCGGCGAATTCTATGTATGCGGCATCGGCAACGGTGTAGAAGAACTAGAAGGAGTGAAATAAGATGGCGATTCTAGTAACAGGCGGAGCAGGGTATATCGGATCTCATACAGTGGCGGAGCTACTGGACCGGGGTGAGGAAGTTGTAGTAATCGACAATCTGCTGACAGGGCACCGCGAGGCGCTGCTGGGCGGCAAGCTGTATGAAGGCGATCTGCGCGATAAGGCGCTGCTGGCGAAGCTGTTCTCCGAGAACAAGATTGAAGCGGTAATTCATTTTGCCGCCAGCTCGCTGGTTGGTGAGAGCATGAAGGACCCGGTTAAATACTACGATAACAATGTGTACGGCACCCAATGTCTGCTGGAAGCCATGCAACATGCCGGTGTGGACAAAATCGTCTTCTCCTCCACGGCGGCAACCTACGGCGAACCGGAAAAGGTGCCGATTGAAGAAAGCGACCGCACAGAGCCGGCAAATGTATACGGTGAAACCAAGCTGACCATGGAACGCATGATGGCCTGGTTCGACAAAGTACTCGGCATCAAATATGTGGCACTCCGCTACTTTAACGCTGCGGGCGCCCATAACAGCGGTAAAATCGGCGAAGACCACCGTCCGGAGAGCCATCTGGTTCCGCTGGTGCTGCAAACAGCACTGGGCCAGCGCGAGAGTATTGCCGTCTTCGGAGATGACTACCCGACGGAGGACGGAACCTGCGTACGCGACTATATCCATGTCAGCGATCTGGCCGATGCTCATATCCGCGCGGTAACCTATCTGCGCAGCGGCAGCGCAAGCAATATTTTCAACCTTGGTAACGGTCTAGGCTTCTCGGTAAAGCAAGTGATTGAAGCTGCTAAGAAAGTGACAGGCCGGGATATCCCGGTTGTTGTCCAGGAACGCCGCGCCGGTGATCCGGCGGTGCTGGTGGCTTCCTCCGCCAAAGCGCGTTCGGTTCTCGGCTGGAATCCGCAGCGTGCAGACATCGAAGATATCATTCAGAGCGCCTGGAACTGGCATTCTGCGAATCCGCAGGGTTACGGAGAATAATACACAGATTACGCTAGACCACATGAAGGAGAATTAACATGCCTAACGATAACCATACCGCTCCCGCTGGGCAGCAGGCGCTGTATGCGATCGAACAGCTTGTCCTGTTCGCTTCGCACCACCAGCTGATCCAGCCGGCGGATGTCGATTACAGCCGCAATGAACTGCTCGACCAGTTCGGATTCAGCGAGCCTTATGCTCAGGAGTTCAACGAAGCTCCGCTGACCAGTCCGCAGGCACCGCTTGATGTGCTGATTGATTACGGCTTCGAAACCGGGCTGATTCCGGAGAACACCGATACGTACCGCGATCTGCTGGATGCCAAAATCATGGGGCTGCTGATGGCCCGGCCATCGGAGGTTAACGCCGAGTTCTACAGCCTTACTGCCGAGCAGGGCATAACTGCGGCTACAGACCGCTTCTACAAGCTGAGCATCGATTCCAACTATATCCGGATGGACCGTGTCGCGAAGAATGTCTACTGGCTGCAGGATTCGCCGTACGGTGACATTGAGATGACGATCAATCTGTCCAAGCCGGAGAAAAGTCCGAAGGAAATCGCCATGGCCCGGCTGCTGCCTCCGCCGGTCTATCCGAAATGCCAGCTCTGCCGCGAGAATGTCGGTTATGCCGGCCGGGTGAATCATCCGCCGCGTCAGAACCTGCGCATTATTCCGATGGAGCTGAACAACGAGAAATGGTTCTTCCAGTATTCACCGTATGTGTACTATAACGAGCATTGCATCGTCTTCCATCATGATCATGTGCCGATGAAGCTGACCAAGGATACGCTGAAGCGGCTGCTCTCCTTTGTAGAGTCATTCCCGCATTATTTCATCGGCTCCAATGCGGATCTGCCAATTGTTGGCGGGTCAATCCTGACCCACGATCATTTCCAGGGCGGACGGCATACCTTCCCGATCCAGAAAGCG of the Paenibacillus pedocola genome contains:
- the galE gene encoding UDP-glucose 4-epimerase GalE yields the protein MAILVTGGAGYIGSHTVAELLDRGEEVVVIDNLLTGHREALLGGKLYEGDLRDKALLAKLFSENKIEAVIHFAASSLVGESMKDPVKYYDNNVYGTQCLLEAMQHAGVDKIVFSSTAATYGEPEKVPIEESDRTEPANVYGETKLTMERMMAWFDKVLGIKYVALRYFNAAGAHNSGKIGEDHRPESHLVPLVLQTALGQRESIAVFGDDYPTEDGTCVRDYIHVSDLADAHIRAVTYLRSGSASNIFNLGNGLGFSVKQVIEAAKKVTGRDIPVVVQERRAGDPAVLVASSAKARSVLGWNPQRADIEDIIQSAWNWHSANPQGYGE
- a CDS encoding HAD family hydrolase → MPLLHVNDLSVPCQAILFDKDGTLLDLLATWGTWAELVLQGLGNQLALMGDGFSGDLSGVLGTRHDASGRVIGYDPAGPLSMATAEETYGILAWHLYSAGVPWNEALARVTAIAKEAMNELRTRRMAVPLPELLPFLQQCAAASLKLGVVTSDGSRTTGEQLEWMGITGYFQTIVTRDRVSRGKPAPEMAETACRELGIPPEYTVIIGDSNADMQLGKGAGLRLSIGISPEGSSGHLLDADAVIAGYHQLRLTC
- a CDS encoding AraC family transcriptional regulator; translation: MEHTYSVGSNPVYYDKQNLHVLFAGESQTLPVHQAGPKIYDYYLLHFIESGFGHFTTEHRKYALGPGDCFLIHPGQLVSYISDQQQPWRYRWAAFTGADADELVLQAGFSPQQPVLTTAEGTVIPGAVAGMMQSFYANKESAHLTSLGYLYLIIGEAAERHLSSSRLAGAESQVKRTVKQMIHYMASQYAHPVSIEQMCGSLGYNRAYLSRIFKQETGLSPVTYLLKLRIEKSRQLLRERPELSVEQVAASVGLTDALYFSRQFKRFCSQSPTSYRLTTARHGEK
- the mgrA gene encoding L-glyceraldehyde 3-phosphate reductase yields the protein MVYVASDERYEIMRYNRSGRSGLKLPAISLGLWHNFGGIDAYENGREMITRSFDLGITHFDLANNYGPPAGSAEDLFGKVLARDLSAYRDEMVISTKAGYYMWPGPYGDWGSRKYMLSSLDQSLKRLGLDYVDIFYSHRPDPHTPLEETMGALDHAVRTGKALYVGISNYTAEQTLEAIRILNGLGTPLLIHQPRYSMLDRWIEGGLQQVLEENGVGSIAFTPLAQGLLTNKYMNGIPEDSRAAGPSTALSESRITPEVQRKIRALNQLAVSRGQSLAQLALQWTLRGGKVTSALIGASRVSQIEENIAALSHVEFSQEELDRIETILKTESEA
- a CDS encoding UDP-glucose--hexose-1-phosphate uridylyltransferase: MPNDNHTAPAGQQALYAIEQLVLFASHHQLIQPADVDYSRNELLDQFGFSEPYAQEFNEAPLTSPQAPLDVLIDYGFETGLIPENTDTYRDLLDAKIMGLLMARPSEVNAEFYSLTAEQGITAATDRFYKLSIDSNYIRMDRVAKNVYWLQDSPYGDIEMTINLSKPEKSPKEIAMARLLPPPVYPKCQLCRENVGYAGRVNHPPRQNLRIIPMELNNEKWFFQYSPYVYYNEHCIVFHHDHVPMKLTKDTLKRLLSFVESFPHYFIGSNADLPIVGGSILTHDHFQGGRHTFPIQKAPKEDSFTHASYPGVSLSIVKWPMSVLRLHGEDPAVLLECGNALYEAWQAYSDPEADVLAFSDVDGVQTPHNTVTPIVRRAEDGGFEMDLVLRNNRTSEEYPEGIFHPHREMHHIKKENIGLIEVMGLAILPGRLKEELDAVAGILAGDQALQQAVKNEDGHALALHASWIDELVERFGTGLDREEAVKVVQNEVGIKFTHILEHAGVYKRTPEGQAAFRRFVQSFGAV
- a CDS encoding NAD-dependent protein deacylase; its protein translation is MDQLQTLVSWIKDSGNIVFFGGAGTSTESGIPDFRSAAGLYQTEHNSPYPPEVMLSRRFFMSSPDVFFDFYRSKMIHPEAPPNGAHLLLAELERQGRLKAVITQNIDGLHQLAGSRTVFELHGSIHRNHCMSCSRFYDLDRIIESAERVPRCTECGGIIKPDVVLYEEELDHDVLLGSIAAIAAADLLIIGGTSLTVQPAASLVTYFHGRHTVLLNGEPTPYDHHADLIITDRIGEVMGRIQEQL
- a CDS encoding galactokinase codes for the protein MSIQELNSKFIEKYGESTEEARVFYAPGRVNLIGEHLDYNGGYVFPAALDFGTTLIVRPRSDGKVRFASTNFPYEATIDYSEIGKAKTGEWVDYPVGVLVELAKKDLPLSGGYDLLFHGDIPNGSGLSSSASIEVVTGFAFLSLLGGDTDTVEIALLSQRAENQYVGVNSGIMDQFAVANGKRDHAILLMCDTLEYSLVPFATGAYKLVIGNTNKKRGLVDSKYNERRSQCDEALAILKQEVPSLSYLAELKPEQFELHQDKIADETVRRRARHVVEENQRVLDSVEVLKNNDLKQFGLFMNDSHTSLRDLYEVSCEELDVMVEEAQRIPGTLGSRMTGAGFGGCTVSLVHEDDVERFIREVGEAYTARTGLTGEFYVCGIGNGVEELEGVK